In the Salinirubrum litoreum genome, one interval contains:
- a CDS encoding PQQ-binding-like beta-propeller repeat protein, translating into MRTRTLLAVALLVGSLLAVGVVALGFGGGQQLTVTWTSDTARPVGGNHHAVAVADGQVYAPISGQTDSDQCALVALSAEDGTAAWDYQIPPEDCEIHAVADPTVADYDDDGQREVLAATTESEVAGFAPGGEKQFGYALTDYGYTEPVVADLHPAEGQEIVVADVRGVVHVFGADGTERWRDRVPGFVFAQPTVADVDADAEQEALVGSRSGRVTVYEGDGDVRWRTNATDSGITWLAVGDADGDAGLETVLATARGETVALDDDGSVLWRTEFDRLTAVDVIYDGDADGEAEVYVTDASGTLRSLDAATGAVEWTASLASTEVQMTPPAVLGDVDGGGDPELVVTGNDGTVSVVDPATGEVRLTATRNARSFTHATLADVDDDGREEVFAMYDDGTVQRLDVVGET; encoded by the coding sequence ATGCGAACCCGGACCCTGCTGGCGGTCGCACTCCTCGTCGGGAGCCTCCTCGCGGTCGGCGTGGTCGCCCTCGGCTTCGGCGGCGGCCAGCAGTTGACGGTTACGTGGACGAGCGACACCGCCCGTCCGGTCGGCGGGAACCACCACGCGGTCGCGGTCGCCGACGGGCAGGTCTACGCCCCGATCAGCGGCCAGACCGACAGCGACCAGTGTGCCCTCGTCGCGCTCTCGGCCGAGGACGGCACCGCCGCGTGGGACTACCAGATTCCGCCAGAGGACTGTGAGATCCACGCGGTCGCCGATCCGACCGTCGCGGACTACGACGACGACGGCCAGCGGGAGGTCTTGGCGGCGACCACCGAGTCGGAGGTCGCCGGCTTCGCCCCCGGCGGCGAGAAGCAGTTCGGCTACGCGCTGACCGACTACGGGTACACCGAACCGGTCGTCGCAGACCTCCACCCAGCCGAGGGACAGGAGATCGTCGTCGCCGACGTGCGCGGTGTGGTCCACGTCTTCGGCGCGGACGGGACGGAACGCTGGCGCGACCGCGTGCCGGGGTTCGTCTTCGCCCAGCCGACCGTCGCGGACGTCGACGCCGACGCCGAGCAGGAGGCCCTCGTCGGCTCCCGGAGCGGCCGCGTCACCGTCTACGAGGGCGACGGCGACGTCCGGTGGCGGACGAACGCGACCGACAGCGGGATCACGTGGCTCGCGGTCGGGGACGCCGACGGCGACGCCGGACTGGAGACCGTCCTCGCCACCGCACGCGGCGAGACGGTCGCGTTGGACGACGACGGGTCGGTGCTCTGGCGCACCGAGTTCGACCGCCTGACGGCGGTGGACGTGATCTACGACGGCGACGCCGACGGCGAGGCGGAGGTGTACGTCACCGACGCCAGCGGGACGCTCCGGAGTCTCGACGCCGCGACGGGAGCGGTCGAGTGGACCGCCAGCCTCGCGTCGACCGAGGTGCAGATGACACCCCCCGCAGTGCTCGGCGACGTCGACGGCGGCGGCGACCCCGAACTCGTGGTCACGGGCAACGACGGCACCGTCTCGGTCGTCGACCCGGCGACCGGCGAGGTCCGTCTGACCGCGACCCGGAACGCGCGCTCGTTCACCCACGCGACACTCGCGGACGTCGACGACGACGGTCGAGAAGAGGTCTTCGCGATGTACGACGACGGGACCGTCCAGCGACTCGACGTGGTCGGCGAGACCTGA
- a CDS encoding MBL fold metallo-hydrolase: MKRIRLHNTVFEGANNVYVLDGATTTLVDAGVATDDTRADLRDGLADFGLTFGDVDQILLTHWHYDHTGLAGEIQAESGATVRVHEADAGLVAGDHEALAEERERREACFDEWGIPEGPLAELTDFLGHHEALAGADVDVTPFEDGERVPVGDHEVETLHLPGHAGGLSAFVFDADGGVADTAEAEVGDLAGEEAFVGDAILPKYTPNVGGADVRLDDPLGDYVDSLTRLIDRDLTRAWPGHRDPIEDPSARAATILDHHRERTERVLGVLREYGPSDAWTVSAHLFGDLENIHILHGPGEAWAHLNHLERHGVVTRDDDWNYELRDADADAADLFPSVERST; this comes from the coding sequence GTGAAGCGAATCAGGTTGCACAACACGGTGTTCGAGGGCGCGAACAACGTCTACGTCCTCGACGGGGCGACGACGACACTGGTGGACGCCGGCGTCGCCACCGACGACACGCGGGCGGACCTCCGGGACGGTCTCGCGGACTTCGGCCTGACGTTCGGTGACGTCGACCAGATTCTCCTGACGCACTGGCACTACGACCACACCGGTCTCGCGGGCGAGATTCAAGCCGAGAGCGGTGCGACGGTCCGGGTCCACGAGGCGGACGCGGGACTGGTCGCGGGCGACCACGAGGCACTGGCCGAGGAACGCGAGCGACGGGAGGCCTGTTTCGACGAGTGGGGCATCCCCGAGGGTCCGCTCGCGGAACTGACCGACTTCCTCGGCCACCACGAGGCGTTGGCCGGTGCAGACGTGGACGTGACGCCATTCGAGGACGGCGAGAGGGTCCCGGTCGGCGACCACGAGGTCGAGACACTCCACCTGCCGGGTCACGCCGGGGGATTGTCGGCGTTCGTCTTCGACGCTGACGGCGGCGTGGCCGACACTGCCGAGGCCGAGGTCGGAGACCTAGCCGGCGAAGAAGCCTTCGTCGGGGACGCCATCCTGCCGAAGTACACGCCGAACGTCGGCGGGGCCGACGTGCGACTCGACGACCCACTCGGCGACTACGTGGACTCGCTGACTCGACTGATCGACCGCGACCTGACGCGGGCCTGGCCCGGCCACCGTGATCCGATCGAGGACCCCTCTGCCCGCGCCGCCACGATTCTCGACCACCACCGCGAGCGCACCGAGCGAGTGCTCGGCGTCCTGCGCGAGTACGGTCCCTCGGACGCGTGGACCGTCAGCGCCCACCTGTTCGGCGACCTCGAGAACATCCACATCCTGCACGGCCCCGGCGAGGCGTGGGCACACCTGAACCACCTCGAACGCCACGGCGTCGTGACCCGCGACGACGACTGGAACTACGAACTACGCGACGCCGACGCCGACGCCGCCGACCTGTTCCCGAGCGTCGAGCGTTCGACCTGA